One window of the Nyctibius grandis isolate bNycGra1 chromosome 21, bNycGra1.pri, whole genome shotgun sequence genome contains the following:
- the TMEM121 gene encoding transmembrane protein 121 codes for MVLPPPDKRHVCLTTIVIMTSMAFMDAYLVEQNQGPRKIGVCIIVLVGDICFLIVLRYVAVWVGAEVKTAKRGYAMILWFLYIFVLEIKLYFIFQNYKADKKNLETVARKALTLLLSICVPGLYLVLVALDSMEYIRTFRKKEDLRGRLFWVALDLLDILDIQANLWEPHRTGLPIWAEGLMFFYCYILLLILPCVSLSEISMQGEHIAPQKMMLYPVLSLVTINIVTIFIRAINMILFQDSRVSTIFIGKNIIAIATKACTFLEYKRQVKEFPQNAIALELQQNSLSHNQTIHSVQGIPHEPSPTSEILDT; via the coding sequence ATGGTGCTGCCGCCGCCCGACAAGCGCCACGTCTGTCTGACCACCATCGTCATCATGACCAGCATGGCCTTCATGGACGCCTACCTGGTGGAGCAGAACCAGGGGCCCCGCAAGATCGGTGTCTGCATCATCGTGCTGGTGGGGGACATCTGCTTCCTCATCGTGCTGCGCTACGTGGCGGTGTGGGTGGGGGCGGAGGTGAAGACGGCCAAGCGGGGCTACGCCATGATCCTGTGGTTCCTCTACATCTTTGTGCTGGAGATCAAGCTGTACTTCATCTTTCAGAATTACAAAGCGGACAAGAAGAACCTGGAGACAGTGGCCAGGAAAGCCCTGACCCTGCTCCTCTCCATCTGCGTGCCAGGGCTCTACCTGGTGCTGGTGGCCTTGGACAGCATGGAGTACATACGGACCTTTCGGAAGAAAGAGGACTTGCGGGGTCGCCTCTTCTGGGTGGCCCTCGACCTGCTGGATATCTTGGACATTCAGGCCAACCTGTGGGAGCCGCACAGGACTGGCCTGCCCATCTGGGCAGAGGGGCTCATGTTCTTCTACTGCTACATACTCCTCCTGATCCTGCCTTGCGTGTCCCTCAGTGAGATCAGCATGCAAGGGGAGCACATTGCCCCACAAAAAATGATGCTCTACCCTGTCCTCAGCCTGGTAACCATTAACATTGTCACCATCTTCATCCGGGCCATCAACATGATCTTGTTCCAGGACAGCAGGGTCTCCACGATCTTTATTGGCAAGAACATCATCGCAATCGCCACCAAGGCATGTACCTTCCTTGAGTACAAGCGGCAGGTGAAGGAGTTCCCCCAGAATGCCATTGCCCTGGAGCTCCAGCAGAACTCCCTCTCCCACAACCAGACCATCCACAGCGTACAGGGCATCCCTCACGAGCCGTCGCCCACCAGCGAGATCCTCGACACATGA